Proteins encoded by one window of Coriobacteriia bacterium:
- a CDS encoding adenosylhomocysteinase — translation MDHHVKDLALAAAGKARIEWADADMPVLATIRERFEAEKPLDGIRISACLHVTTETANLMRTLKAGGADIVLCASNPLSTQDDVAAALVAEYGIRTYAIKGEDTETYYSHIDSAIAHKPQMTMDDGADVVGRIHAEQPEMLEYIIGGTEETTTGVIRLAAMAADGMLKYPIMAVNEAKTKHLFDNRYGTGQSTLDGIIRATNRLLAGRTLVVSGYGWCGRGIAMRAAGMGSNVIVLEIDPLKALEAVMDGYRVMPAVEAAKVADVWVTVTGDLNVIDGDSFAAMKDGAIICNSGHFNAEINIPTLREMSVSEREVRPLVEEFTMADGRHIYLLADGRLVNLSCAEGHPANVMDMSFANQALAAEYMVENCKDLKPGVYDVPEDIDAGIAKLKLETMGVKIDTLTPEQAKYLASWQEGTV, via the coding sequence ATGGATCATCACGTCAAGGACCTGGCCCTCGCAGCTGCCGGTAAGGCGCGCATCGAATGGGCCGACGCCGACATGCCGGTGCTCGCCACCATTCGCGAGCGTTTCGAGGCCGAGAAGCCGCTCGACGGCATCCGCATCAGCGCGTGTCTGCACGTCACCACCGAGACCGCGAACCTGATGCGCACGCTCAAGGCCGGCGGCGCCGACATCGTGCTGTGCGCGAGCAATCCGCTCTCGACGCAAGACGATGTGGCCGCTGCGCTCGTCGCCGAGTACGGCATCCGCACCTACGCCATCAAGGGCGAGGACACCGAGACCTACTACTCGCACATCGACTCCGCCATCGCGCACAAGCCGCAGATGACGATGGATGACGGCGCCGACGTCGTGGGACGCATTCATGCCGAGCAGCCCGAGATGCTCGAGTACATCATCGGCGGCACGGAAGAGACCACCACCGGTGTCATCCGACTTGCGGCGATGGCCGCTGACGGCATGCTCAAGTACCCGATCATGGCGGTCAACGAGGCCAAGACCAAGCACCTCTTCGACAACCGCTACGGCACGGGCCAGTCCACTCTGGACGGCATCATCCGCGCCACGAACCGCCTGCTCGCCGGCCGCACTCTGGTCGTGTCGGGCTACGGCTGGTGCGGTCGCGGAATCGCCATGCGTGCTGCGGGTATGGGCTCCAACGTCATCGTGCTGGAGATCGATCCGCTCAAGGCGCTCGAGGCTGTCATGGACGGCTATCGTGTCATGCCGGCAGTCGAGGCCGCCAAGGTCGCTGATGTCTGGGTGACCGTCACCGGTGACCTCAACGTCATCGACGGCGACTCGTTCGCTGCGATGAAGGACGGCGCAATCATCTGCAACTCGGGCCACTTCAACGCCGAGATCAACATCCCCACGCTGCGCGAGATGTCAGTCTCCGAGCGCGAGGTTCGCCCGCTGGTCGAGGAGTTCACGATGGCCGACGGCCGTCACATCTACCTGCTCGCCGACGGTCGCCTCGTGAACCTGTCGTGCGCCGAAGGCCATCCGGCCAACGTCATGGACATGAGCTTCGCCAACCAGGCGCTGGCCGCTGAGTACATGGTCGAGAACTGCAAGGACCTCAAGCCGGGCGTCTACGACGTTCCGGAGGATATCGACGCCGGCATCGCCAAGCTCAAGCTCGAAACGATGGGCGTCAAGATCGACACGCTCACCCCCGAGCAGGCCAAGTACCTCGCGAGCTGGCAGGAAGGCACGGTCTAG
- the mtnA gene encoding S-methyl-5-thioribose-1-phosphate isomerase, translated as MSDETKPTSGIDNIPRTIWWGEDETTGRPVVYMVDQTRLPLQGDILACNIADGVCLAIKTLAVRGAPALGVAGALALALWTENESEEFETVGEYLEALDAVSETVSTARPTAINLMWGVQRIRLLAHENADMPLGELKELVVQEALNMQAEDEERNRTLGRFGADLLPDKAKVLTHCNAGSLATAYFGTALGVIFTAHEDGKIEHVWVDETRPVNQGGRLTAWELRLAGVPSALIADNMAASVMKSGWVDAVIVGADRICANGDTANKIGTYGLAILAAEHDIPFYVAAPSSTIDLTLSSGDQIPIEERDPRELTGFTVAGTFEPDSPEASRAFDALTKDGAYEMPMARGHQMTLHRKGGGYSFDAWFKVTPPGIEVYNPAFDVTPSNYITAIITERGVIRPEPDFETAISLATMGSGAIHEIGMRREVRELLEDDPIFGADVDLL; from the coding sequence ATGAGCGACGAGACCAAGCCCACTTCAGGTATCGACAACATCCCGCGCACCATCTGGTGGGGCGAGGACGAGACCACCGGACGCCCTGTCGTCTACATGGTCGACCAGACCCGTCTCCCGCTGCAGGGTGACATCCTTGCGTGCAACATCGCCGACGGCGTCTGCCTTGCGATCAAGACGCTCGCGGTTCGCGGCGCGCCCGCTCTCGGCGTTGCCGGAGCATTGGCGCTCGCGCTGTGGACCGAGAACGAGTCCGAGGAGTTCGAGACTGTCGGCGAGTACCTCGAGGCGCTCGATGCGGTTTCTGAGACCGTCTCCACCGCCCGGCCCACAGCCATCAATCTCATGTGGGGCGTCCAGCGCATCCGGCTGCTCGCGCATGAGAACGCGGACATGCCGCTCGGCGAGCTGAAGGAGCTCGTCGTCCAAGAGGCGCTCAACATGCAGGCCGAGGACGAGGAGCGCAATCGCACGCTCGGGCGCTTCGGTGCCGACCTGCTTCCCGACAAGGCCAAGGTGCTGACTCACTGCAACGCCGGCTCGCTCGCGACCGCGTATTTCGGCACAGCACTCGGCGTGATCTTCACCGCCCATGAGGACGGGAAGATCGAACACGTGTGGGTCGATGAGACGCGTCCGGTGAATCAGGGTGGACGGCTTACCGCGTGGGAGCTGCGTCTGGCCGGCGTTCCCTCTGCGCTCATCGCCGACAACATGGCCGCCAGCGTCATGAAGAGCGGGTGGGTTGATGCCGTCATCGTCGGCGCCGACCGCATCTGCGCAAACGGCGACACCGCGAACAAGATCGGCACCTACGGGTTGGCGATTCTCGCGGCCGAGCACGACATCCCGTTCTACGTCGCCGCCCCGAGTTCGACGATCGATTTGACGCTGTCTTCGGGCGATCAGATTCCCATCGAGGAGCGCGATCCGCGCGAACTGACCGGCTTCACCGTCGCCGGCACATTCGAGCCCGACAGCCCCGAGGCCTCTCGCGCATTCGATGCGCTGACCAAGGACGGCGCGTACGAGATGCCCATGGCTCGAGGGCATCAGATGACACTGCACCGCAAGGGCGGCGGCTACAGCTTCGACGCCTGGTTCAAGGTCACGCCGCCGGGCATCGAGGTCTACAACCCGGCTTTCGACGTTACCCCGTCCAACTACATCACCGCCATCATCACCGAGCGTGGCGTGATTCGCCCCGAGCCGGACTTTGAGACCGCGATCTCGCTCGCCACGATGGGCAGCGGCGCTATCCACGAGATCGGTATGCGCCGCGAAGTGCGCGAGCTTCTCGAGGACGACCCGATCTTCGGGGCTGACGTCGACCTCCTGTAG
- a CDS encoding AEC family transporter has product MTSSALTTTILTFTVIVAVGAVLRWAKVLRREDAKPINAVIIYAGLPAFIFRAVHGAQIGAGLWRVVLVAWTVFAVMAVVSWAITRAFRMPPRTAGAFIIATALGNTGYIGYPVTQALLGAEALPVAIFYDVFGTVVALVFVGLAVAQHFGEHDESRVNPLRELLTFPAVAALLLALALRPFPIPEAVNSGLGLLASMVAPLIMLSVGLSLRVGEIGRSAVPLAVLSGLRLVVAPALAFGLGMLLLGPGVPLRVTVLEAGMPTMMLTLMVGERFGLDTDFIASAIFVTTALSAVALPLVQLAAFS; this is encoded by the coding sequence ATGACCTCTTCCGCCCTCACGACGACGATCCTCACGTTCACGGTGATCGTCGCTGTGGGGGCGGTTCTGCGTTGGGCGAAGGTACTCAGGCGCGAAGACGCCAAGCCGATCAATGCCGTCATCATCTACGCCGGGCTGCCCGCGTTCATTTTCCGTGCAGTTCACGGCGCACAGATCGGAGCCGGGCTCTGGCGCGTAGTGCTCGTCGCATGGACCGTGTTCGCGGTCATGGCGGTCGTCTCGTGGGCGATCACGCGGGCTTTCAGAATGCCGCCGCGCACCGCCGGAGCCTTCATTATCGCGACCGCTCTGGGTAACACCGGCTACATCGGCTATCCGGTGACGCAAGCGTTGTTGGGTGCCGAGGCACTGCCCGTCGCGATCTTCTACGACGTGTTCGGTACTGTGGTCGCGCTGGTGTTCGTGGGGCTTGCAGTGGCGCAGCACTTCGGCGAGCACGATGAGTCTCGGGTCAACCCACTTCGCGAGTTGCTGACGTTTCCCGCAGTCGCGGCGTTGCTGCTGGCTCTCGCGCTTCGGCCGTTCCCGATTCCGGAAGCGGTCAACTCCGGGTTAGGACTGCTTGCGAGCATGGTCGCGCCGCTCATCATGCTGTCAGTCGGGCTGTCGTTGCGGGTCGGCGAGATCGGAAGGTCAGCCGTTCCTTTGGCTGTACTCAGCGGGCTTCGATTGGTTGTCGCGCCTGCCCTCGCATTCGGCCTCGGGATGCTGCTGCTCGGGCCCGGTGTGCCGCTGAGGGTCACCGTCCTTGAGGCAGGTATGCCAACGATGATGCTCACGCTGATGGTGGGGGAACGTTTCGGGCTCGACACGGACTTCATCGCGTCGGCGATCTTCGTCACGACGGCTCTCTCGGCGGTCGCCCTGCCGCTGGTGCAGCTGGCCGCGTTCTCGTAG
- a CDS encoding ComF family protein gives MGLFDDIAELLFPTRCAGCELPGALLCDRCIAALPRVELSGACPRCGAPYGLFVCTECWDREWAFSAGVAFGEFEPPLARAVVLHKDAGERRLAQVLGSMLATQIAAAWPDWPNGVAFVPATRAALRRRGFDHGRAIADAVAHELGVPMLECLTRSRARDQRTLGREARAANVAGTVTATADVSGRILLTDDVFTTGATLDAAAAVLLAAGAQEVRVAAVARTW, from the coding sequence GTGGGACTGTTCGACGACATCGCGGAACTGCTCTTCCCGACGCGTTGCGCCGGCTGCGAGCTGCCGGGTGCACTGCTGTGTGACCGCTGCATCGCTGCGTTGCCTCGCGTGGAGCTTTCGGGCGCCTGTCCACGGTGTGGCGCGCCGTACGGGCTGTTCGTGTGCACCGAATGCTGGGACCGAGAGTGGGCGTTCTCGGCTGGCGTCGCGTTCGGTGAGTTCGAGCCTCCGCTGGCGCGGGCGGTTGTGCTGCACAAGGATGCGGGGGAACGAAGGCTCGCCCAGGTACTCGGGAGCATGCTCGCCACGCAGATCGCGGCCGCGTGGCCGGACTGGCCGAACGGCGTCGCCTTCGTGCCCGCGACCCGAGCCGCGCTTCGCCGCCGAGGCTTCGACCACGGCCGGGCAATCGCTGATGCCGTCGCCCACGAGCTCGGAGTGCCGATGCTCGAGTGCCTGACGCGGTCTCGCGCCCGTGACCAGCGCACGCTTGGTCGCGAGGCGCGTGCGGCGAACGTCGCAGGAACTGTAACAGCGACTGCGGACGTCTCGGGTCGCATCCTGCTTACCGACGATGTCTTCACGACCGGTGCCACGCTCGATGCGGCTGCCGCAGTGCTGTTGGCTGCCGGCGCACAGGAGGTACGGGTCGCCGCGGTGGCCAGGACGTGGTGA
- a CDS encoding amino acid ABC transporter substrate-binding protein — protein MAQVRRAGVVSAAVVALAALLVVAGCSKPKEVELQPKVAPPVVKEAGVLRAGVDIDYPPFGGTDQGQQAGLDIDVAAALAERLGLKLVVVPVVASEAATALAAGTVDIVMSVPFTAESLSNVTLAGSYLSNAPGFFVATESTAPVEPTLTMATLPPAPEKVGAQRSSDAYWKLLRELGEEGVSAYPTLREAFDALSRGEVTVIAGDTLVGAYIGRDYPLVHFAGQLESATLLGVGVVPENEELTTATREALDGLAADGVLATLRTKWVGDLAKLEVAETAGSGATTATAAP, from the coding sequence ATGGCGCAAGTGAGACGTGCAGGGGTCGTATCGGCGGCGGTGGTGGCACTTGCCGCCTTGCTCGTCGTGGCCGGATGCAGCAAGCCCAAGGAAGTCGAGCTGCAGCCTAAGGTTGCTCCGCCTGTGGTCAAGGAAGCCGGCGTTCTTCGCGCAGGCGTGGACATCGACTACCCGCCGTTCGGCGGCACCGATCAGGGCCAGCAGGCCGGCCTGGACATCGACGTCGCCGCAGCGCTCGCAGAGCGGCTCGGCCTGAAGCTCGTGGTCGTTCCCGTGGTTGCCTCAGAGGCCGCCACTGCACTCGCCGCCGGTACCGTGGACATCGTGATGTCGGTTCCGTTCACAGCCGAGTCACTGTCAAACGTCACGCTCGCGGGCTCCTACCTCTCAAACGCCCCCGGGTTCTTCGTGGCCACCGAATCGACGGCGCCGGTCGAGCCTACGCTTACCATGGCCACGCTCCCGCCCGCGCCCGAGAAGGTCGGCGCTCAGCGTTCCTCGGACGCGTACTGGAAGTTGCTGCGCGAGCTGGGAGAAGAGGGCGTGTCGGCATACCCGACTCTGCGAGAGGCTTTCGACGCACTATCTCGCGGCGAGGTCACGGTCATCGCGGGCGACACCCTGGTCGGCGCGTACATCGGACGAGACTATCCGCTCGTGCACTTCGCGGGCCAACTTGAGTCGGCCACTCTTCTCGGCGTGGGGGTCGTGCCCGAGAACGAGGAGCTCACGACGGCCACACGAGAGGCGCTCGATGGACTGGCCGCCGATGGCGTGCTGGCTACCCTGCGCACCAAGTGGGTCGGGGATCTGGCGAAGCTCGAGGTTGCCGAGACCGCGGGGTCCGGCGCGACCACCGCGACAGCGGCACCGTAG
- a CDS encoding basic amino acid ABC transporter substrate-binding protein, whose product MQKARKITGLLLVLVMVAALVALAGCGSSAPSTPATTPEATSTEPAAPTYKLVAPGKLTIGSDLDYPPFEQLNGDQPEGFDVDLMTAIAREMGLEISYLPPQDFDALLALVNAGKFDVIASSLTINDERKKEIVFTDPYFESNQSIAMKEGSTYSAPEDLKGKKVGVQSGTTGEQWATENLKPAGVTIVPFKKTSQAFAALQANTVAAVVNDLPVTNEIVKDPAKKLAIVKQIPTGEMYGFGVAMENPDLAVAINEALAKIKESGEYKTIYEKWIGPYEQ is encoded by the coding sequence ATGCAGAAGGCTCGCAAGATTACTGGGCTCCTGCTCGTACTCGTGATGGTGGCCGCACTTGTGGCACTCGCGGGATGCGGCTCGAGCGCGCCCAGCACCCCCGCCACGACGCCGGAAGCGACGAGCACCGAGCCCGCCGCTCCCACGTACAAGCTTGTGGCCCCGGGTAAGCTGACCATCGGTTCGGACCTCGACTACCCGCCGTTCGAGCAGCTCAACGGTGATCAGCCGGAGGGCTTTGATGTCGACCTCATGACCGCCATCGCTCGTGAGATGGGTCTTGAGATCAGCTACCTGCCGCCGCAGGACTTCGACGCGCTGCTTGCCCTGGTCAACGCCGGCAAGTTTGACGTCATCGCCTCCTCGCTCACCATCAACGATGAGCGCAAGAAGGAGATCGTCTTCACCGACCCGTACTTCGAGTCGAACCAGTCGATCGCAATGAAGGAGGGCTCGACCTACTCCGCTCCTGAGGATCTCAAGGGCAAGAAGGTCGGCGTCCAGTCCGGCACCACCGGTGAGCAGTGGGCCACCGAGAACCTCAAGCCCGCCGGCGTCACCATCGTGCCGTTCAAGAAGACCAGCCAGGCGTTCGCCGCACTTCAGGCCAACACCGTCGCAGCTGTCGTCAACGATCTCCCCGTCACCAACGAGATCGTGAAGGACCCGGCCAAGAAGCTTGCCATCGTCAAGCAGATTCCGACCGGTGAGATGTACGGCTTCGGTGTCGCCATGGAGAACCCCGATCTTGCTGTCGCCATCAATGAGGCGCTCGCCAAGATCAAGGAGTCGGGCGAGTACAAGACGATCTACGAGAAGTGGATCGGCCCGTACGAGCAGTAG